The nucleotide sequence CCACTCCTTTTGCCCTGCGGGGGATCATGCGCCGAAATCGGTTACGCGACGCTTAATCAGTTCCCCGGCTCCCGTTAAGGATTGAATCAGAGAAGGTTGGGCGCTGCAATTGGTAATCGCCGCAGATGGGATTGCGAATCCACAGTGTCACATCGCGGCAACATGGGCCCGCGCCGGCCGACGGATTTCGGCGCGTCCCAACTCTGCGGCAAAGTTTTCCACAATTTTGCGACGAACGTGCAGGCGGCGGCGCGCCGCACCGACAAAGATTATCGCGTCATGAAAAGCTGCTATAAGCCTTGCTTGACCTGTGGGGCTATGGCGATGGCGCATCGAATCAAGGACGCGGCCGAAAATGGCGTTCAGCCTTCGAGCAACACATCGGCGGCCGCGGCCGGTCTGAGGCCGCGTTCTTTTTCGACAAATGACGGTGCGTCTTCTGCGAACGACCTGATCGGCAACGGCGTTTTCGGGTCGACTGCGTTATTAGGCGGCATGGAATTGCAGCCACGACCTCTTTCGCAGCGCAGGCTGCCGGACCTCGAGATCGCGCTCAAGTCGATCTTGGGGTTCTGGCTGCTCTACCTCGCGCTCATCACCCTTCGTGCATTGGTGCTCGACTTCCCCGATTTCTGGGCGATGCTGGCACGGCGAGGCGCGGTCGTTCTGGTCGGCGCGGCGCTCACCTTCCTCGTCTATCTGGCCCTGCGGCCGCTGGCGGCGGCGAGCCTCAACAGGAAGGCGGTGATCGCCGGGCTGCTGTGCCTGCCAGCCTCGGTCGCCTTCTCGGCCTTCAACTACTACATCTTCTACATCTACGCGCCGCTCGACGCCGCCGAGATGGACGCGGCGATGAAGGATATGACGCCGCTTCAGATGGCGCTCCAGAATATCGCCGAAAGCGCGCTCAGCTGGTACTTCATCTTCGCCGCTTGGGCCTCGCTCTATGTCGCGATGAGTTACGCCAAGGAACTCCGCGCCGCCGATCGCCGCGCCGCCGCCTTCGCCCGCGAGGCGCAGGAGGCGCAGCTGAGGGCGCTCCGCTACCAGATCAATCCGCATTTCCTGTTCAACACGTTGAACTCGCTCTCCTCGCTCATCCTCTCGCAACGAATCGAGAAGGCGGAGCGGATGATCATGAACCTTTCCAACTTTTTCCGAACGACGCTGTCCGCCGACCCGACCGCGGACATCGCGCTCGAGGACGAGATCAAGCTGCAGCGCCTTTACCTCGACATCGAGCAGGTGCGCTTTCCAGAGCGACTAAAGGTCGAGGTGGACGTGCCGCCGCACCTTGCCAGTGTGCGAGTCCCCGTCCTCATCCTGCAGCCGATTGTCGAGAACGCGATCAAATATGGCGTCGCACGATCTCGCCGCGGGGTAACGGTGCGTGTCTCGGCCTATGAGGAGGCCGGTCGGCTCCATCTCAAGGTCAAGGACGATGGCGAGGAGCCGCCGCCCCTGAATTGTGACGGCTGCGGCACCGGCGTCGGCCTCAAGAATGTCTGCGAGCGTCTCATCGCCCGATACGGCGTCCAGGCCGGATGCTTCCACGGGCCCGATCCTGAAGGGGGGTTCACCGTCCATGTCATCATGCCCGTCAACCGTGACTGACAACTGGACGCTGCGGGTCCTCGTCGTCGACGATGAACCGCTGGCCGTCGAACGGATGCAATTGCTGCTCGCCCG is from Sphingosinicella humi and encodes:
- a CDS encoding sensor histidine kinase produces the protein MELQPRPLSQRRLPDLEIALKSILGFWLLYLALITLRALVLDFPDFWAMLARRGAVVLVGAALTFLVYLALRPLAAASLNRKAVIAGLLCLPASVAFSAFNYYIFYIYAPLDAAEMDAAMKDMTPLQMALQNIAESALSWYFIFAAWASLYVAMSYAKELRAADRRAAAFAREAQEAQLRALRYQINPHFLFNTLNSLSSLILSQRIEKAERMIMNLSNFFRTTLSADPTADIALEDEIKLQRLYLDIEQVRFPERLKVEVDVPPHLASVRVPVLILQPIVENAIKYGVARSRRGVTVRVSAYEEAGRLHLKVKDDGEEPPPLNCDGCGTGVGLKNVCERLIARYGVQAGCFHGPDPEGGFTVHVIMPVNRD